Part of the Kordiimonas pumila genome is shown below.
ACACAGAATGACCTGCAATACTAATCCTATGGTTCATAGCCAACCCGAAAGGTAAGATAACAACAAGGAAGCAGTGACATTTCAGGAAAAGTTACGCTTTATGAATAATAAAGACTTCATATTAAAACCGCTAGTACGAACACAGCGAGCAGGCATGTTTGCAAGGCCAGCGCAAGAACAGGGGCATATCCAATGGTGAACAGTTTCTTTAGTGACGTCTTCATGCCCAGCGCCGCAACAGCTGCAATTAAAAACCAGCGCGACACATCCGAGAGGAAGATCGCCATACTCTCTGGCAGCACCTCTATGCTAGCAAGCCCTACAAACGCGAGAAAACCAAATAAAAAGAACGGGATAACGGGCGGCCGCTTACTGCCCCTTCTTGCGTCTAGTTCTGACCTAAAGATAAGCCCTATGATCATAACCACAGGCACCAAACATGCGACCCTCAATAGCTTCACAACAGCTGCCACCTGCCCTGTTTCGTCGGAAATCATATACCCAGCGCCAATAACCTGCGCTACGTCGTGAATGGTTGCCCCAAGGAAAACCCCTGCTGTTTTATCGTCCAACCCAATAGCATTAATAAGAACAGGATATAAAACCATTGCAATGGTACTAAGCGCCGTTACGCCGACAACTACGAGAAGGGTTTGGCTCTCTAGTTTTTCACTGTCTTCTTTGTCAACTGGCAGAACCGAGGATATAGCCAAGGCCGCAGAGGCACCGCAAATGGCAACAGCGCCCGCCGATAAAACACTGTAACTTTTGTCAAGCTTAAGAAGCCTGCCTAAAAACACCCCGCCAATGATAGTGAGTGTAACCGCTGCAATAACCAGCTCTATTGTGGACAGGCCAAGCGCAGCAACATCTAGCCATGTTATCTGTAGCCCAAGTAAAGCAACACCAAGCCTTAATATAGTTTTGCTGGAAAGCCTGATGCCGGGCTGGCACCTATCTGAATCTGATAGAAAGTTAAGAGCCATGCCAAACAGAAGGGCATAGAGCATAACCGGGCCACCTAGCCTGCTGGAAATATAGTAGGCAGACGCCGCAATCATAAAGGAAACCATAACCCCCGGGGCATATAGGTTCCAGCGATGAGTGAGCGGCAAAAACTGAGCGGTTAACTGCGCTGACACCTTTAGGCTGCCCGTTCATGTGAAGTATTATCACCCTTACGGTGAGAGGTTTGCTTATGACGGTTCATCACCATTTTATCATGCAAATTTACAATGGCCTTACTACCCGTACTTACACACAAACACGGAATGAAGGCATGGACAAGGCAGGCCAAACCGCCTGTAAACATTTTAAAACTAAATGTACATGCTTGAATAAAATGCTGAAAATAGCTTTCATCAACGGACTGAGGATGATTTAGGAAAATCTTTTTAAACATAAAACTGGCCTGCGCTTATTGTTACAATAAGACAAATTATAGTTGCTATCGCCCACATAAAATCCCATATTATCCCTTAATAATATTAAATATTGGGATAATTTTTTATACAATGGCTTTATCATGAGAAAAGTTGATAGCTATGACGTTCGCTTGTTGAAACTACTGCAACAAGACACAACCCTATCCATTGCTGATATGGCAGAAGAAGTGGGGCTGTCACAAAATGCCTGCTGGCGGCGATTAAAAACACTGGAAGAAGAAGGCTATATTTTAAAAAAGGTTGCCCTCTTGAATTACAAAAAACTTGGTTGCGGTGTTACTGTTTATGTCACTGTACGTACCAATCAGCATACCGAGGACTGGCTAGAAAAATTTGCCAAAGGGATCCATCTCATCCCAGAAGTTGTGGAATTTCACAGAATGAGCGGTGATGTGGATTATTTCCTAAAAATCCGGGTCCGCGACATTGATGACTATGACCGCATTTATAAAAAAATCATCAAATGCGCACCCCTTGTTGACGTGTCATCGTTCTTCGCTATGGAACGCATTAAGGAAACAACGGAAATCCCTCTCTCATTGCCCTGAGGTAGCCCGATTCCTTAACTACCACACTAGTATTTTACTATTTTTACCCCTGAACCGCACTGGGCATTCGATCAAGTGCGCACACATCTATGCACAGATAAAAACACAAGTCATTATTCTATAATAGCTTTTCTCCCCAACGTCCGAAAGCCGATAGGCTTCCCTTCTATTACTTGACATATAACCTCTACATATGTAGTAATTTTCTATACTATTAATTAAATCATTACAAAGAGAAAATAATGGCACAACCTATCACCTACTTGAATCCGACAACACTGCCTGATGCCAGTGCTATGGGCCACTCGCAAATCACCATCGCAGAAGCTGGGCGTACCGCATACATTTCAGGACAAGTTGCCTGGCAAGCAAACGGCAAACCTGTGCCCGCAACACTAGCCGGCCAAACAGAAGTTGTGGTTGCCAATTCCAGAGCAGCTCTGGAAGCAATTGGCGCTACAGGGAAAGACATCGTTATGGCACGGCTTTTTATTACAGGCGGGATATTACCTAATACCGCAGGAATAGTAATGCCTCAGATTATTGAGCTTTTTGATGGCGGAAAGCCAAGCATAACTGCAATCGGTGTTCTCAACCTTGCCGGGCCTGATCTGCTGCTAGAACTGGAAATGACGGTTCGGTTACCTGCCTAATGCCTAACCACCTTACCCAAAGAATTGAGAAAACAGATACGGAAGAGCCAATTGCAGCTGACACATAACTGACCATCATATTAAAGGAAGAAATCATGTTGAAGTCCAAATATTTACGCACAGTGATGGTAGGCGGTGCCGCCATTATCACAGCACTAACCGCCACAATACCTAGCTTTGCACAACCAATAACACATTTAAATCCGTCCACACTGCCAGACGCAGCCGCGGCAGGCTATTCACAGATTACAGTCATGGAAGCTGGCAAACTTGCTTTCATCTCTGGTCAGGTTGCTTGGCGCGCAAACGGCGAACCTGTTCCTGATACTCTATCAGGGCAGACAGAAGTGGTTGTGGCCAATGCTCAGGCCGCTCTTAAGGCTATCGGGGCATCAGCAAAAAACATCGTGATGGTACGCGCCTACATGACAGACTTAAGGCCCGAAACCATTGCAGAAGTTATGCCCCACTTAAACATTCTGTTCGATGGTCACCTACCAAGCCTGACAGGCGTAGGCGTTACTGCACTGGCGGCACCAGATCTGATGATCGAACTCGAGATGACAGTGCGCCTTGACTAACTAGAGCATAGACCCCGCGCCAAGCGGGGCAATTCCAACAAACCTCAAACGAGTGGCGTGCAGCAATAACATGCGGCGCGGCAAACGCCCGCTGCTATCCTCAGGAAAGGGAAATTTGATGAAAAACAGTTATCCTCGTGCGTTATTCATAGCTGGAATTATGGCGGGCACGACGCTATCCACAACAACTCTCGCTCAAGACAATACAGGCTTTCAACTTGAAGAAATTATCGTTACGGCACAAAAACGTGGCCAAGACATTCAAAACGTACCAATTGCGGTTTCTGCTCTAAGTGGTGCCAAAATTGAACAAAGCGGCGTGCGTAATGCAACAGACCTAACGAAACTTGTACCAGGCCTGCAAATCAATCAATTATTTCAGGCCTCGAATCCCACCATCTTCTTGCGCGGCGTCGGTGTGAATGATTTTAATGCTGCCTCTTCTGGTGCGGTCGGTGTTACCATTGATGACGTATTCCTAAACTCAAGCGTTGGTGCACTCTTCCAAATTTATGATATTGACCGCATTGAGGTTCTAAAAGGTCCGCAAGGCACTCTTTACGGCCGCAACACAACTGGCGGTGTTATAAATTTCTATACAAAACAGCCAACCTTTGAACCTGATTTGTCAGCATCCGTGACGTATGGTCGTTTTAACCAGCTATTCCTTGAGGCAGCAGGCGGCGGTGCTGTCATAGATGATACGCTTGCTGTGCGCGTCTCAGCATCTGTTAAACAGCGAGATGGCTGGGCAATTAACACCATCGACGGCCGTGACCTGAATGACATCGACAATTATGCAACTCGGTTACAGCTTCTTTTTAAACCGACTGATAACATTACAATTTCAAACAAGATTGAAGGCGGCCGCAGCGAAACCTCTGACATTGCTCACAAAGCACTTGGTACATTCAATGTTGTAGAAGGACGTGACTGTACTGGTGATGAAATCCTGGCAATCAATATCTGCGCAAACCCGCTAACAGGCTTCATACCCTCAGCCGACTTAAGCGATATGCCAACTGATATCTTAGATAACTATGAACGGCTAGATAACCTCAGTGACCGCCTATCTATTGTCTATGACGGCGAAAGCATAAGCGTTACATCAATAACAGGTTATGTAAGAAACCACCGCCGCCTAAGTACAGATGAAGACTGGTCACCTTATGCCATTGCAAGTGGCACGCTGTGGGATGAAACATCAGAACAAATCAGTGAAGAACTGCGTATTGCATCAAATGCAGGAGGCCGTCTGAACTGGGTTGTTGGTGCCTACTTCCTACACGAAAAGCTCGATAGCCTTGTTGACTTCACCTTCCTGCGTGAATTTAACCCTAACCCACTTGAGCCATATTTTGATCCTGCAAATTTTATTATGTACGTAGAGCGCACTTTTGAACAAACCACTGACAGCTTCGCAGGGTTCGCCCAAGCTGATTATGATGTAACAGACAAACTAACACTAACTGCCGGCATTCGCTATACAAACGACAAAAAAGACCTGACATTCCGCAGCGTCGCTTTTCCTGTAAATGCTGATGCTGACAGATCGCTTCGCCCGACAGAAGAGCCGGTTATCGGACTTGTGGACAGTAACCCACATGACCCTGCAATCGACGGCTTTGTTAACACAACAGACAAGCTGAAAAAGCCAACGTGGCGGTTTGCTGCAAACTATTCTTTTAATGATGATATCAGTGCTTACGCAAGCTACACACGCGGTGTGCGCTCTGGCGGTCACAACACCGGCGCCGTCTTTGAAATAGAAGAGCTTTCAGGAGTAGCCCCAGAACAGCTGGACTCGTTTGAGATAGGTATGAAGTCTGATCTGTTTGACCGTCATGTACGCCTGAACCTTGCAGCTTTCTATTATGATTATAAAGACATGCAAGTATTCAGCCTCGAATCGAACCCGGATGGGGCTATCCTGCAGCGCTTGCAGAATGCCTCAGCTGAAATTTACGGCGCTGAAATTGAGCTACAAGCAAGGCCACTACAGGGACTAGACATCAACTTTGGTCTATCCGCACTCCATGCCCAGTATACAAAGTTTGATGACCCAATTCGCGGTGATTTTGCCGGGCAGCGCCTAGACAAGACGCCAAAACTTCAAATGGCACTTGGTGCGCGCTATACGTTTAATGTTACTGATGATGCAGAAGCCTTTTTAGGTGGTAATTTTTCTTATCAATCAAAGGTTTACTTCAGCCCAGTGAACGAATCGCCAATGCAAAGCTCAGGTCACGGTGAGCTGGACCTAGATGCAGGTATATCCCTTCTGAATACAGGCGTCGAGCTGCACGCCTTCGTCAAAAACGTCACAGACAAACGCTATATTGCAGATATGAATGACCTGGCAAGCTTAGGTTTCTATTACACAATTTATAATGAGCCTAGAACGTACGGTTTAACACTCCGCTACAAAATGTAGCTTACCTATAAGCGCCCTTGGCACCTTCCCGGCTAGGGGCGCTTCTTACCTGTTATTCGTTTGAAACAGAGCACTCAGACCCCTGCAATAAGGGATCTGATAACAACAGCCACTTGATCTTTGGCAGGCTGTGAATTCTGACCATTTGCATACATAAGTGTAATACCATCAATCATACCAACATAGGTATCTATTGGAACATCATTTTTACCGCCAGAAATAAGGCTTATGAAAAATTCAATTGGTCGCTTGCCTGCAACCAAAAGCCTTTCACCAATATCTGATAATTCCTCATCACGGGCTGCAGCAAGTGTCAGTTCAATACGCGCCAACATCAAATGTTTGGCTTCATCAATTGTATCAATTAATTCCCCTGCCACATAATTAATCGCCTTATCGAGGCCGTCCTTGGCAACAACACCGGCAAAACCAACCTGAAGGCGGTCACAGTCTTTTTCCAGTTCAAGCGCCAAATGAAGCGCCGCTGCACGCAGCAAATCAGATTTCTTGGGAAAATAATAGCTGGTTGATCCCTGCGGTAAGCCCGCAGCAGCATCTGTTGCCCTGTGCGTGATGCCCGCCAAGCCCTTTTCTGCAAGAAGCAGAATGACGGTATCCAAAATGACAGAACGACGATCTTGTTTTGGGCTCTTCATAAAACTCTACACTTGTCATTATATCCACAACACAAAACTTATTGTGCTCAACAAAATAGAATTATGACACAACACTGAGCATAATTAAACCGCCTTATTAATATAAGGCGCGCAGCAGGGCTTAGACACCAAGGCCCCATGGTGATGAAAGACGATTCCAGAAATGTAGCCGCCTTCATTTATGACATGAACAAACGGCTATATTTTCAACTAATTCCTACCTCGTTTAAAAATTGACGTACAGCATCATTAAACTCAACCGGATTCTCGATCATCGGATAATGACCTGTACCCTCAAGGACAGTAACCTTGCTACAGGGAATTCTGGATGCTGTCTCGTCAACCTGCTGCTGTGACACAAGCCAATCAGCGTCACCCCTAATTAACAATAAAGGTGCCGTAATTTTTCCCACCTCACTGCGCATATCAAAACCGGCATAACCTGCTAAATCCCCCTTCATCACTTCAGGCACAGCACGTATTAATTGCCAAACCACTTCACGCGCCCGATCAGGCGGTGTGCGATTGCCGGTGATAGACTGAGAATACCCTTCCAGAATTTGCTGTCCGTTCACGAGCAGCATATCAAGCATGAATTTAGATATCGTCGGTGTATAATCGGCCCCCTCAGCAGAAATAATAGCCGCATACTTGTCTGGCCGCCTGCTCCCTAGCTCAAGCACCTGATTACCAGACATGGAACACCCAAGAATAACAGGGCGCACCAAACCAAGCTTATCCATCAGCTTCTCATTAAATTCACAGTGCTGTGTAAGGCTGGTAAACGGACCTGCTTCTGGCATTAAGCTTTTAGAGTGCCCTGGGGCATCGACAGTAATAACTCGAAATTTATCAGAAAGATTATCCAGAACATGCCGGTACATTAATGTATCCTGACAAGCGGCATGAAAGCAGATAAGGGGATACCCTTCACCAGCCTCTTCATAGTAAGTACGGATATCATCAACCTCGATATAACGCCCCGTCACTGCCCTGCCAGAGGGTTCAGGGTCTGGCGAATAGGATACTGCATCACAGCAACTTGTGCCGCCAACTCGTGACATTATCTCAAGCGCAAGCCACATGGTTTTGGCACTACGCATGGCTGCAGCGGCATCCCCCTCGATTGTGAGGTCGCCGTGGTCTTCAGAAAGGCCTCTGAAAAAGTCTGTCTCGCCAGAGAGAACGCGCTGCCATTCTGCCTCTGGGCCAACCAGCATAAAATCTGCTGGCAAAGCCTCTTCTGAGGAAAATACACCCTGGACTTTACCTGCCTGAATTTCAACAACACCGCTCAAAGTGCCACAGCGAAAACCAATGCGGCCAGAAAAATATGCTGTTGCTGCCGCCCACGCCTGATCGGCTATCAAGTGTTTTGTGTAGTCTTTCAGCCATTCTTTACCAAGAAAATTACTCATCTACTCTCCCCTCCCTGCGCTCAGCACCACCAGATCAAATAGAAAAAAGAGACACCCCCGGTTGGGAATTTACCAAAGGTGCCCAAATGCTACTTACGTAGCGGAGTTCAGACCGTTGGGCCTATCAAACCCTATTATTTGATAGCAATTGGATTAATCATCGCCTGAACAGTGCCCGCATAACGCGGTTGCCCAAGGACAAACATAAACTCATACACGCCGTCTGCAGCCAGTTCCCGCGTGTCAATGGCTTCCAAAAGGTACGTACCGTTTTCATAGAGCAAGGTGACATGAACATCAAAAACAGTATCATCAGCGAATGGAACAGCATCAATGCCCCACGTATCCGCACCAACAGCAATAACATTTTTACTGGCAAGATACTCAGCCCCCGCCCTATTCAGGCCCGGTTCGCCCGCACCAAAACGATCAGGGTCTTCATCCAGCAATGAGAGCCAGCCAGTGTGCAAGATAACAACATCGCCTTGGCGAATTTCAACACCCTGCTGTTCAGCCACCGCTTTCAGTTCATCTACAGTAACAACTTCACCTTCCTTAAGCCGCTCAACCCCACGGTATTTAGCAATATCTAACAAAATACCCCGCGTAACAATTGGGGGAATGTCAGCGGCACTTAGTTTTTTAACACCGGAAGGTGTGACAAAATCGATTGCCTTATTTCCATTATAGAAAGTGCCGTTCTGGCCGGCATGGGCAAGGCCATCAATCTGAGTTCCAATGCCCATCCAGCCCGTAATCATGTCATCGAGGTAACTTGCTTTATTGGATCCAAGTGTCGCGCCACCGTATTGGCCCGGCATAAACACATTAACGGCTATCGTGCGCGGGGCAACTGCTGGCGTTGAACTACTCACGGGAAGACCAAGGCCGTACACCTTACCATTTGTCACCAACCCTGCCGCTTTCAAAGCCAGCTCTGGTGTAAGATAGTTAGCTGATCCTATGGTATCATCCTTACCCCATTTTGAAGGGGCCTGATCCTCTGCACCTACAGGGCACAGAATGGCACCGCCAAGTACACATGTTAACAAAGCCTGTTTTATTGATTTCATCATAGTCATGCTCCTTTAAGCTATAGTGGCAAAGTTTCTGCTTCCACAAGGACCGGCAGAACTAACCCTTATTTTGGTTCAGCATTTTCCGAAGGGGCTTCAGGGCAAGGTAGCACAAAACACATCCACCAATGCCTGCTATCGCCCCAACAACACCAATCGACTGCCCAACAGCATTGTCATTTTTAAAAACATAATCTGTAAACATCGCCACCGCTGTTGGCCCCACAGCAAGCCCAATAATGCTAGTGACAAACAGATAAACAGCAGAAACCTGAGCCCGGTAATGGGGCGGCGTTGCCATTTGAAGGGCTGCCACACCTGAGCCAAACGGGAAAGCAACCAGAAAGAAAACAACACCCACAAAGAAAAACGAAACAGCGACAGAACCAGTCATTGTCGCACCCATCACAGCAGGCGCCAGCAAAATCGAACCCAGCCAAACACTACGCATCGCCCCGTCACTATAAGACCGGCTGTTTTGCAAGTAATCCGCTAAGCGCCCACCGGCAAATATGCCTAATGTACCAAATACCAATATAAGCACGCCTATATTGCGCGCCACTTCCCCAATTTGCATATCGTAAACGCGAACAAAATATGTCGGCAGCCAAGAAAATGTGCTGTAAGCAACTAGGGAAATCAGGCCCATTCCCAAAGCATGGCACAAATAAAACCGGGTGTGCCCGGCCATATAAGGCAGAACACCCCGCAAGAAAGAGGTCTCATGCTCTTCCAGCACCCCGCTTGATTTTCTCTCTGGCTCACGCACCCACTTTAAAATCACAAGTGCCACCAGCACGCCAGGAAGGCCAACCACCAAAAAAGCAGCCTGCCAGCTAGAAATATCCCCTAAAACTGGTACGGATAATTGCCCAAGGCTATCGATATAAGAAACCGTTGCACCGCCCAATATATAAGCAAGTCCAGAACCAATATACGGCCCAGCGCCGTAAACAGATAAAGCCGTGCTCAGGCGTTTTGCAGAAAAATAGTCGGTAATCATCGAATATGATGCAGGCGACAAAGCCGCTTCACCAACCCCAACACCCAAGCGCCCCAGAAACAGTGTCCAGTAGTTCTTAGAAATACCACAAAAGGCCGTCATAATAGACCAGATTGCAATGCCCCAAACAATGATATTCCGGCGCGAATGTTTATCGGCCCAGTTGGCGATACGAATACCCATCAAGGTATAAAACAAAGCAAAGGCAAGCCCCTGCAACAGGCTCAATTGTGTATCCGATATATGCAAATCTTCGCGAATAGGGCCAACCATCAGCGAAATAATTTGCCGGTCAATAAAAGACAGCGTGTATGCAACAAGGAGCATTACCACGACAACCCATGGATACAGACCATTTCTTAAATCGGTAGTTTTCTGCTTACTCATTCTCTTTACTCCCGCCTTTAAGAGAAAATAGCAGCGCCGATTTAAAGCCGACACTGCTATCTTATATCACCCTATGTCTTCAGTATTTCTTACCAGTCATACCGCAGTGATACACCGTATGTACGTGGTGTATTGTAAAACACCGGGAAGGCACCAAAGAGTGAATAGCTACCAACAGAGAATGTCTGATTTGTAAGGTTTTTACCCCATACAGACAGTTCCCAGCCACCTTCCACATTTAGTAGGCTCAGGCG
Proteins encoded:
- a CDS encoding RidA family protein, translated to MLKSKYLRTVMVGGAAIITALTATIPSFAQPITHLNPSTLPDAAAAGYSQITVMEAGKLAFISGQVAWRANGEPVPDTLSGQTEVVVANAQAALKAIGASAKNIVMVRAYMTDLRPETIAEVMPHLNILFDGHLPSLTGVGVTALAAPDLMIELEMTVRLD
- a CDS encoding cyclase family protein; its protein translation is MMKSIKQALLTCVLGGAILCPVGAEDQAPSKWGKDDTIGSANYLTPELALKAAGLVTNGKVYGLGLPVSSSTPAVAPRTIAVNVFMPGQYGGATLGSNKASYLDDMITGWMGIGTQIDGLAHAGQNGTFYNGNKAIDFVTPSGVKKLSAADIPPIVTRGILLDIAKYRGVERLKEGEVVTVDELKAVAEQQGVEIRQGDVVILHTGWLSLLDEDPDRFGAGEPGLNRAGAEYLASKNVIAVGADTWGIDAVPFADDTVFDVHVTLLYENGTYLLEAIDTRELAADGVYEFMFVLGQPRYAGTVQAMINPIAIK
- a CDS encoding TetR/AcrR family transcriptional regulator; this translates as MKSPKQDRRSVILDTVILLLAEKGLAGITHRATDAAAGLPQGSTSYYFPKKSDLLRAAALHLALELEKDCDRLQVGFAGVVAKDGLDKAINYVAGELIDTIDEAKHLMLARIELTLAAARDEELSDIGERLLVAGKRPIEFFISLISGGKNDVPIDTYVGMIDGITLMYANGQNSQPAKDQVAVVIRSLIAGV
- a CDS encoding YeiH family protein gives rise to the protein MSAQLTAQFLPLTHRWNLYAPGVMVSFMIAASAYYISSRLGGPVMLYALLFGMALNFLSDSDRCQPGIRLSSKTILRLGVALLGLQITWLDVAALGLSTIELVIAAVTLTIIGGVFLGRLLKLDKSYSVLSAGAVAICGASAALAISSVLPVDKEDSEKLESQTLLVVVGVTALSTIAMVLYPVLINAIGLDDKTAGVFLGATIHDVAQVIGAGYMISDETGQVAAVVKLLRVACLVPVVMIIGLIFRSELDARRGSKRPPVIPFFLFGFLAFVGLASIEVLPESMAIFLSDVSRWFLIAAVAALGMKTSLKKLFTIGYAPVLALALQTCLLAVFVLAVLI
- a CDS encoding alpha/beta fold hydrolase, producing the protein MSNFLGKEWLKDYTKHLIADQAWAAATAYFSGRIGFRCGTLSGVVEIQAGKVQGVFSSEEALPADFMLVGPEAEWQRVLSGETDFFRGLSEDHGDLTIEGDAAAAMRSAKTMWLALEIMSRVGGTSCCDAVSYSPDPEPSGRAVTGRYIEVDDIRTYYEEAGEGYPLICFHAACQDTLMYRHVLDNLSDKFRVITVDAPGHSKSLMPEAGPFTSLTQHCEFNEKLMDKLGLVRPVILGCSMSGNQVLELGSRRPDKYAAIISAEGADYTPTISKFMLDMLLVNGQQILEGYSQSITGNRTPPDRAREVVWQLIRAVPEVMKGDLAGYAGFDMRSEVGKITAPLLLIRGDADWLVSQQQVDETASRIPCSKVTVLEGTGHYPMIENPVEFNDAVRQFLNEVGIS
- a CDS encoding spinster family MFS transporter, whose protein sequence is MSKQKTTDLRNGLYPWVVVVMLLVAYTLSFIDRQIISLMVGPIREDLHISDTQLSLLQGLAFALFYTLMGIRIANWADKHSRRNIIVWGIAIWSIMTAFCGISKNYWTLFLGRLGVGVGEAALSPASYSMITDYFSAKRLSTALSVYGAGPYIGSGLAYILGGATVSYIDSLGQLSVPVLGDISSWQAAFLVVGLPGVLVALVILKWVREPERKSSGVLEEHETSFLRGVLPYMAGHTRFYLCHALGMGLISLVAYSTFSWLPTYFVRVYDMQIGEVARNIGVLILVFGTLGIFAGGRLADYLQNSRSYSDGAMRSVWLGSILLAPAVMGATMTGSVAVSFFFVGVVFFLVAFPFGSGVAALQMATPPHYRAQVSAVYLFVTSIIGLAVGPTAVAMFTDYVFKNDNAVGQSIGVVGAIAGIGGCVLCYLALKPLRKMLNQNKG
- a CDS encoding TonB-dependent receptor, whose amino-acid sequence is MKNSYPRALFIAGIMAGTTLSTTTLAQDNTGFQLEEIIVTAQKRGQDIQNVPIAVSALSGAKIEQSGVRNATDLTKLVPGLQINQLFQASNPTIFLRGVGVNDFNAASSGAVGVTIDDVFLNSSVGALFQIYDIDRIEVLKGPQGTLYGRNTTGGVINFYTKQPTFEPDLSASVTYGRFNQLFLEAAGGGAVIDDTLAVRVSASVKQRDGWAINTIDGRDLNDIDNYATRLQLLFKPTDNITISNKIEGGRSETSDIAHKALGTFNVVEGRDCTGDEILAINICANPLTGFIPSADLSDMPTDILDNYERLDNLSDRLSIVYDGESISVTSITGYVRNHRRLSTDEDWSPYAIASGTLWDETSEQISEELRIASNAGGRLNWVVGAYFLHEKLDSLVDFTFLREFNPNPLEPYFDPANFIMYVERTFEQTTDSFAGFAQADYDVTDKLTLTAGIRYTNDKKDLTFRSVAFPVNADADRSLRPTEEPVIGLVDSNPHDPAIDGFVNTTDKLKKPTWRFAANYSFNDDISAYASYTRGVRSGGHNTGAVFEIEELSGVAPEQLDSFEIGMKSDLFDRHVRLNLAAFYYDYKDMQVFSLESNPDGAILQRLQNASAEIYGAEIELQARPLQGLDINFGLSALHAQYTKFDDPIRGDFAGQRLDKTPKLQMALGARYTFNVTDDAEAFLGGNFSYQSKVYFSPVNESPMQSSGHGELDLDAGISLLNTGVELHAFVKNVTDKRYIADMNDLASLGFYYTIYNEPRTYGLTLRYKM
- a CDS encoding Lrp/AsnC family transcriptional regulator, whose translation is MRKVDSYDVRLLKLLQQDTTLSIADMAEEVGLSQNACWRRLKTLEEEGYILKKVALLNYKKLGCGVTVYVTVRTNQHTEDWLEKFAKGIHLIPEVVEFHRMSGDVDYFLKIRVRDIDDYDRIYKKIIKCAPLVDVSSFFAMERIKETTEIPLSLP
- a CDS encoding DUF6356 family protein, whose protein sequence is MFKKIFLNHPQSVDESYFQHFIQACTFSFKMFTGGLACLVHAFIPCLCVSTGSKAIVNLHDKMVMNRHKQTSHRKGDNTSHERAA
- a CDS encoding RidA family protein, whose amino-acid sequence is MAQPITYLNPTTLPDASAMGHSQITIAEAGRTAYISGQVAWQANGKPVPATLAGQTEVVVANSRAALEAIGATGKDIVMARLFITGGILPNTAGIVMPQIIELFDGGKPSITAIGVLNLAGPDLLLELEMTVRLPA